One segment of Anastrepha obliqua isolate idAnaObli1 chromosome 3, idAnaObli1_1.0, whole genome shotgun sequence DNA contains the following:
- the LOC129242151 gene encoding ras-interacting protein RIP3-like produces MTNEATPPTNNEADSSTHAKEDRASGTQLLVDTGADLSVFPRSRIKQTHLPPQIAGVPFSMSSSTPSSIASSAAAALQQHAYYQSKASALSTTSVVTITNQAGPLVTSTIGINQATPQQQQQSLLAATLAASQQQQQQQAQQQAQQQQQQQQQAQQQAQQAHQVQQQQQQQPSSHAQSQLQQ; encoded by the exons ATGACGAACGAAGCTACTCCACCAACAAACAACGAGGCAGACTCATCAACACACGCGAAAGAGG ACCGAGCTTCTGGGACACAACTTCTCGTGGACACAGGCGCTGACTTATCAGTTTTCCCTCGTTCGCGAATCAAGCAAACACACTTACCACCGCAAATCGCCGGCGTACCCTTCTCGATGTCCTCTTCGACGCCGTCGAGCATAGCCTCATCCGCAGCCGCAGCGTTGCAGCAACACGCCTATTATCAGTCGAAGGCATCGGCGCTGTCGACAACTTCAGTGGTGACTATTACCAATCAGGCTGGGCCGCTGGTCACCAGCACTATTGGCATTAATCAGGCGAcgccgcagcagcagcagcaaagttTGCTGGCAGCCACTCTTGCTGCCtctcagcagcagcaacagcagcaggcgCAACAACAagcgcaacaacagcagcaacaacaacaacaggcgcAACAGCAAGCACAACAAGCACATcaagtgcaacaacaacagcagcagcagccatcGTCTCATGCTCAGTCACAGCTACAACAGTAA